In Lycium ferocissimum isolate CSIRO_LF1 chromosome 7, AGI_CSIRO_Lferr_CH_V1, whole genome shotgun sequence, the sequence CCGATGAGTACCCGCTTGATCCTCCACCGTAATGCTCCTCTTCTTCATCGTCATCCGAATATCGCGCAGGAGACATTCCCCGATCGCGGTTACGACACGTTGTCCTCCGATGATGATGACCTCCGATCGTCGATTCTTCTAAAGAGAACGTGCGTGACTGCTTTTTACGACGACCAGAGAACATCGTCGAGAACCACGACGGTGAAGAAGCATCGCTCACCCTAGGATCGGAATCTAGTTTCTCCGTTTTGGATCTAAACAGACCTGAGAAAAATCTAGCataacctttcttcttcttataaGGACCAGGACCAGGACCAGCAGCAATTACAGTTCCGTTGGGTCCAACTTGTGGAGTACTGTAAAATCTTTGATCTGGAATAATAGACGGAAGCGAATTGTGATGGAATTGTTGCCACGGTGTAGTATCAGATTTCCGGTGAGAAATATACGGCGAAACAGACCGAGGAAACACCAACGGCGGTGGATTGCCATCGGATTTCCGGTGATCCTCTTCAAACAGCTGCTGATGAACGTGGGCTCGGGCTTGGGCTTGAGCCTGGGCCGCAATAAGCCCAAATAGCCGTTCACGGAGACAAGTAGCGCAGACGCCAACGCTGCTGCTCAGGTCAGAAAGGTGCTTTTTACACCTCATTTATTAcacaaatcaaaaaagaaaattgaaaatcaaATGGTAATATTTGTATACCTgaaatttagaaagaaaaaagaggaattgaAGAAGGAAGAAGCAACATTTGTGGAGCGTGtatatagttttttttctttttcttctgggTTGGAGAATAGAAGGATCTGAGAGTAagtttgtcttcttcttcttcttacttttagagagagagaagatTGGATGTTAAGAGAGAGGGTGCAAATGCAAGCTTTTATGTTGTAAGAAAATGAGagctttttatctttttctttattcttaTAGGTTCAAATTAAAGGGGCGAGAGAGTGTAACACGAGGATGAGGCCACTAATATTTAAAACACTAATCTACAGAATCCCGTTATTAATTTAACGAAGATTCATTAATTTATTAAGGATAGAAAAACAATAAATTATTATCTCTGATTGCCAACATTTAATGGAAAAGTTTTTAGGACTGaggttagtttaatttaaaatccTTTTACTATTTTGTACAATTAATTAAGAGTTAATCTCTCCTGTATCAAATTTTAGCATTTTAAAATATCATTTATATTAGAAAtttaatgaatatttatatctttttaaaaaGATACTCTTATCATTTTAATTAGTGAAGTATGTTAATTAAGTAAAACATTTAAAAGATATAAAGGATTGTTTAGATAAATACTTGCATTATTAAAgctattaaataattttttcattgtGCAAAAATCTGACGTACTAAATATACTGCATATGGTAAAACCAAAAGCAGGACTGGTCTTATGTACTTATTAGTCGTCTTTTCATGGCTGGGTTTTTTAAAGATGATGACGGAGTGCTCTTGTCATGGTtttacttctttctttttcttattacttTAATCAACAATTTAGTGATATTTTTCTGAATGGTCAACTTTACCTTTGATAGCATTTtatccatatcatcatatttatACTCCAGTAGTTATGATGGGAAATTTTCAACTCTACTTGAAAATAACGGTGGTTATTTGGAGACGAGTGTTATCCATAACAATTCAGTCAAATACTAATTATGGTCAATCTCGCAAATTAGTTGCCTAAATGGAAGCTACTTCATTTGTttccaaaataagtcatagtaTATCAATTACCACCTCCGAAAAATCTTTAGAACTTtataatcttaccttaagtgcAATGTTGGACGCCTTTCTTAGCCTTTTGGCAAAGATCAACGGTTGCAAGATATTCCAAATCTGgaattcaaattcaaatgtACTAGCGGTAATTAATTGGTGTTTTGAATGTTTATGATTTACCAAGCAACGAGGTCTAAGTGAATTGATTTGGCCAAAGTCGTAATGAAAGTGTAAATAAGGCGCACACAAGTTGATCGAGatatcacaattacataaaAAGAACATGATTGAACTGTCAAGggtttatcattatcattaaaAAGAGATCGTGCTGTGCTATTTCATAATTTAAGAAAAGTTGATGGAAGTACTAGATGACATTTCTTGAGCTAACCAATATTTAACTCTATATTATAAATCAAATTATAATAGAATTCTATTATTTGCTAGTTAGAACTTCCATCCCATCAGCTTGATTATTTTTGGACAATCAAGCAAGGAGGATAAACGAATACGGGTTCTTTAAGATCGAGAGTAGTTAGTCTCAGGGAAAGAACGAAGCAGTAGCTTCTACTTCCATACAAGCACACATTAATCTAATTGAAATTCGGAAATATGAAGGAAGAACTTGATTTGATCACGCTATAATGCATTTTCCTTAATAATGCATGTCGTATCGAatcaaaaaaatgaacaaatattCGATAAAATAGTGCAACAAAGGAAAGGCTGAAACTTCATGTGACATGTTAGTTTATCACTACATAAGGGAATACTGGAAATATATTTGACAATTAACAATTAAGAAAGAAACTCCCAAATTATCATATTATCTTGGAGATTCATTGATTCATTAAAGTAAACCTATACTTGCTCTCTGTTCATCTCTTCCAAAAGGTGACAAATCAATAGTCCCACCTCCATGTATAATTGCAGTAGTATTACTTTAAAAGAAATGCATTGAACTCAGAAGATAAATGTCTCTATTacgtttttttttcctctcttttttagTTTGAATGGCATATATTATACAAATTGTGGCTATTTGATATTACGCAACCCTGTCCCTTTGGTTTTTTTGCTGCAAAAGATATTTATATTACTGAGTCAAAAGTACATGGAACTTACTACATAGTGCATAGCATCTACCAGATAAAATACACTAGCCATTACCTATAAGGAAATTATTATTGAAATTTATCCTTTTAGCATCAATTACATAATTGTCTTGTTCAAGTTCAATCTTTGCAGGACCATCCGCAACTTGATTGAAGTTCACTTAGTGGATAATTCACTGTGGTATTTTAGTCTTaatagaaaattttcaaaactcgaAGCTTATGGTATCTGCTTGTATCTTTGAAACCTTGCTAAGGAAAAGCAGAAACCTTTTttttctcgtttttttttttttttttcctttgcctttggcaacaacttcaacaaaacTGAAAACCGTAGATTTTATCgaaaacaaaatttatttatcGGTCGACAAGGATTTGTTATTTAAGGTCTTCAATAGGAACTCTTAAGGAAaaagatttttataaaattcaacaaaaagCTATATTAGTAAGAGAAAATTAGTCACGATTGTAATTTTTGCATTAACGATAAATAGGTtaaagaattgttacaaaaaTTAAGATAACGGATGTAaatgtaatatcataaaactgGAGAAAGGTTAGTTTTCTGATACTAAACCGAGAgatgatttttgaaattatcattttttgttttgtttttttttggttaaaaagatTATTATACGGCAAGTACGCTTTAGATCTGATGTAACGCATTTTTGGTGAACAAACACAGGCCGAGCGTTTTGACCCTGTGTTATTACTTGTAAACTTCATGTGCTCACAAACAATAGGAGTTGTAAATTACGTTTGCAATCCAACTGTTCAGCTTTTATGTGTAGAGTTTCTATAACACTGACACATGTCCTTCTTTACCTCTATACTCGCTATTTACGGAaccattcataaaaaaaaaggaaaaaatgacaaaattaggtaaaaaggaaaataataaacTAAAAGAAGAACAGAAATATTAGGGACTtttttccacttctaaattgTTTACTGATGGAGCACTACATCCTGAAAATGGTAGGACCTCTACCCATTTGACGTAACTTGTGCAAGGAGCTAATTggtgtttgggagttgacatTAGAAAGGAAACCACTATGATTTTGTCATTTTGCCCAACTACGGTTTCACATTAAGTCAACAATTAGATTGTATCAGCTGTGTCTTTTCAGCCACTAGTATGATTATTATAGTGTAATGCATCTGGATCTTtatacctcttttttttttcctttaaaataaaCCTTACACGacacatattttaattattcgTAAATTACATATGATAAAGTtattataaggaaaataaggaGTAGTTTATGAATATGAAAAATCTATTTGTGTCACAATCTAAATATGGATTCATTGCGAATAAAGACATAGTTTAAGTTATGTATATTGACAACATAAAAATCATTTACACATTCAACATACTTGAAAAGATAATCACAATTACCTCTATTTAATGTATCTCCATTGAAAAACATAGATAAATagtaatatgttaaattatactaatctataaaaattatttccattgtcaacatatataaataaaaccAAGTTCTCAAATTGGTCCTCAAAGAAAATCAAAGTAATGAATACTAGTTTGGCTAAATTTTCAAAGCCTCtttttttaaccaaaagaaTGATGCGTACGTGTGTGTTGGTTATATTAGCTTGATCATTGATTATTAATATTATGAATATGTATTTTGATCAAAGTTCTCTATGATCATTTATTTTTTGGAAGAGACAATCCAAAATGATGGAATCACAATTAGTCGGAAGTTATTTCTTGTTTAACAACAGCTTTATTTATTAAGCACGTTCTTACAGGaaaaaatgaggattttattgTAATGGGAAaatgtaatattattgattggtaatgattaaaaaatatgatatgaccTTGTGGGTTATTGGCGTGCAAGATTATAGCACATTCCATTATGAACCATTTAcaaccaaaataattttttacatctATTTATACTTTTTTGTCGACTCAATTAAGTACTATTAAATGGTGGCTAATATAAGCATTTAAACTGAATTTGAggcaaaacgaaaaaaaaataacgCTGAAATTTTTATATGGTGGGCAGTAGGCACTAGGCATCGGAAAATGCTTAATCATAGCCGGTGCTTACCTTAAATCAACAAATACGTGACATATCACTTTACTAAATAATTTATGACTTTATCATGATCAATTAATACTCCATCCgtatcaaattatttatcgcttttttattttacatgcCTATtaagaaatactccctccgtctcaaaatatatGTCGtacttattaaaaatatttgtcgtTTTATTTACCCAAGATAAAatcaaatagtttttttttttttcattttacccttgtattaGTTACACCAATGAGCTGATATTTTGAGTTCACATACCAACATTTAAGAGATTTTATCATTAATggagtaaatatttattgaggATAACGTGATGAAATATgttaaaagggtaaaatagtcaagaTGCTACCCTCATAAATGCTTTCTTAATTGGCGCAAATGAAAatgtgacaaatattttgagacggggAGAGTATTAAATAGGAGGGGTAGTGACCTACTatacccttatttatgtctaagttataatctctctccattaaatgtttgtctatttatgtgtcatcttcaCTAGtgacaaaattctactaagggtaaaatggagaaaaaataattaattaaatcttaaacttctaaaatgataaataatttgagatggagggaACATTTTATTGTAATCCAAAAAAGACCGGAAGTGATGGGATGGAAGTGATGAAACTTGCTTCGACAGTAttatactactccctctgtctcaatttatgtggcacttttcggtacccgagattcaaactgcatgaattttgaccaatattttaagatgtatttttttttttccaaattgatATGGGAAACACTGCAACTTATattacttttcatgtagtttttaaatatataatttttaatgttaaaatattgagttaatctaaacCGGTGAAAAGTGTCGCACAAATTGAGACGGATGGAgtagtattttataaattttcaagGCATTCAGTCATACTGGGCTCAACTCTTTATTATACCAACAAAGATCATGAAAGCAATTGAAGCATACTGCAGAAGCTACATATGACGGGCTAATGAAATAACCAAAAGGGCTCTGGTGGCTTGGAGTACAATGTGCCTACCTAAAGCAGCTGATGGACTTCACCTAATTGACCTAAAGCAGTGGAATAAAGCAGCTATTACTAAACTGTTTTGGGATCTTGCAAACAAGGAAGATAGATTGTGGATAGGTGGATCAATGCTTACTACACCA encodes:
- the LOC132064188 gene encoding uncharacterized protein LOC132064188, whose translation is MRCKKHLSDLSSSVGVCATCLRERLFGLIAAQAQAQARAHVHQQLFEEDHRKSDGNPPPLVFPRSVSPYISHRKSDTTPWQQFHHNSLPSIIPDQRFYSTPQVGPNGTVIAAGPGPGPYKKKKGYARFFSGLFRSKTEKLDSDPRVSDASSPSWFSTMFSGRRKKQSRTFSLEESTIGGHHHRRTTCRNRDRGMSPARYSDDDEEEEHYGGGSSGYSSESSKQTPRRTPAAQIGRRGKASHNRNITGMTFCLSPLVRASPSRNWNQKGMPPEMVFSGEIRVQAKPHLSTATSFCKNRSRKLADFGRFNPNR